One segment of Agrococcus sp. ProA11 DNA contains the following:
- a CDS encoding methyltransferase domain-containing protein → MNREHVYGRGARWYDALSGEFVYRAGRVAGIELLGLREGDAVLDLGCGTGLNLPELVKRVGATGRIVGLDRSADMLAVAERRAERHGWANVTLVHADATDFGPRDLADGPVDAVLATYALSVFPDADAAWRNARSALRPGGRACIVDMQPPTGAARFLSPVAHLAAAAGGSDLEARPWRMLERDGSRLVRRTLRGGHIVTVAGIVG, encoded by the coding sequence ATGAATCGAGAGCACGTCTATGGGCGAGGCGCGCGCTGGTACGACGCGCTCTCGGGCGAGTTCGTGTACCGCGCCGGTCGAGTGGCAGGCATCGAGCTGCTGGGGCTGCGCGAGGGCGACGCCGTGCTGGATCTGGGGTGCGGCACGGGCCTCAACCTGCCGGAGCTCGTCAAGCGCGTCGGCGCCACGGGTCGCATCGTCGGACTCGACCGCAGCGCCGACATGCTTGCGGTGGCCGAGCGCCGCGCCGAGCGGCACGGCTGGGCGAATGTGACGCTCGTGCACGCGGACGCCACCGACTTTGGCCCACGGGATCTCGCCGATGGACCGGTGGACGCCGTGCTCGCGACCTACGCCCTGAGCGTGTTCCCGGACGCAGATGCCGCGTGGCGCAACGCGCGCTCGGCGCTGCGGCCGGGCGGCCGCGCCTGCATCGTCGACATGCAGCCGCCGACGGGCGCGGCCCGGTTCCTGTCGCCGGTCGCGCATCTGGCCGCAGCCGCCGGTGGCTCCGACCTTGAGGCGCGCCCCTGGCGGATGCTCGAGCGCGACGGCAGCCGGCTCGTGCGCCGCACGCTGCGCGGCGGCCACATCGTGACGGTCGCCGGCATCGTCGGCTGA
- a CDS encoding potassium channel family protein, translating into MDVVLTVLGIAIILVALRDMFHTLLHPAGSGGISSVVLSVAWRLSRATGHRFGPIVGPAGMVVVIGIWVALQVVGWALIYLPGVPEAFTYSPGVNPAAYSDFAEALYFSFVTFTTVGFGDVAVIDPWMRHATPLEALTGFALLTSALTWFTQIYPPLTRRRALALRLHGFVESEGVERIAALDPVTLSRMLDTVANDVASVRVDFLQHSEGFYFAENEAQLSLARQLPVALRLRDAALEREEAEVQLSVRQLAVALDDLAATLRSQFLRTGDGAEEVFEAFAVDHGWDVRE; encoded by the coding sequence ATGGACGTCGTGCTGACCGTTCTGGGGATCGCGATCATCCTGGTCGCGCTGCGCGACATGTTCCACACGCTGCTGCATCCCGCCGGCAGCGGCGGCATCAGCTCGGTGGTGCTGTCAGTCGCCTGGCGGCTCTCACGCGCGACCGGTCACCGCTTTGGGCCCATCGTCGGGCCCGCCGGCATGGTGGTCGTGATCGGCATCTGGGTCGCACTGCAGGTCGTCGGCTGGGCGCTCATCTATCTGCCGGGGGTGCCCGAAGCCTTCACCTATTCGCCGGGCGTCAACCCGGCCGCCTACTCCGACTTCGCAGAAGCGCTCTACTTCTCGTTCGTCACCTTCACTACGGTCGGGTTCGGCGATGTCGCGGTCATCGACCCGTGGATGCGTCACGCCACACCGCTCGAGGCGCTCACGGGCTTCGCGCTGCTGACGTCGGCGCTGACCTGGTTCACGCAGATCTACCCGCCCCTCACGCGCCGTCGCGCGCTTGCGCTGCGGCTGCACGGGTTCGTGGAATCTGAGGGAGTCGAGCGGATCGCCGCACTCGACCCGGTCACGCTCTCGCGGATGCTCGACACCGTCGCCAACGATGTGGCGAGCGTTCGGGTCGACTTCCTGCAGCACAGCGAGGGCTTCTACTTCGCCGAGAACGAGGCGCAGCTGTCGCTCGCTCGGCAGCTCCCGGTGGCGCTGCGGCTGCGCGATGCGGCGCTGGAGCGCGAGGAGGCCGAGGTGCAGCTGAGTGTGCGGCAGCTGGCGGTGGCGCTCGATGACCTGGCGGCGACGCTGCGCTCGCAGTTCCTGCGCACCGGGGATGGGGCGGAGGAGGTCTTCGAGGCGTTTGCGGTTGATCACGGGTGGGATGTGCGGGAGTAG
- a CDS encoding SulP family inorganic anion transporter: MTVLRNPRLLTREALAGLVVSLALIPEAISFSIIAGVDPAVGLFSSAVMAMSIAFLGGRPAMITAATGAIALVIAPIMREYGFDYFIATVLLAGVLQVVLGLLGVAKLMRFIPRSVMVGFVNALAILIFMAQIPQLVGVPWLVYPLVAGGLVILVLMPRITKVVPAPLFAIILITGVVLAFGWSVPNVGDQGELPTSLPALFFPDVPFNLETLSIIGPTAIAMALVGLMESLMTAKLVDDITDTHSDKTRESWAQGVANVLSGLFGGMGGCAMIGQTMINVKASGARSRISTFLAGAFLLVLIVALGGIVGLIPMAALVAVMIMVSVGTFDWHSIQPATLKRLPISETLVMLVTVTVVVITHNLALGVIVGVIAAMVAFARRVAHFANVSRELRESDGGTAAHYTVEGELFFASSNDLTTLFEYTEDPDHIVIDLSRSHIWDASTVAALDAIETKYERLGKRVELHGLNASSVRMRERMTGQLGGEG, encoded by the coding sequence ATGACCGTCCTGCGCAACCCGCGCCTGCTCACCCGCGAGGCGCTCGCCGGCCTGGTCGTGTCGCTCGCGCTCATTCCCGAGGCGATCTCGTTCTCGATCATCGCCGGCGTCGACCCGGCGGTCGGCCTCTTCTCGTCGGCCGTGATGGCCATGTCGATCGCGTTCCTGGGCGGCCGCCCCGCCATGATCACCGCCGCGACCGGTGCCATCGCGCTCGTCATCGCGCCGATCATGCGCGAGTACGGCTTCGACTACTTCATTGCGACCGTGCTGCTCGCGGGCGTGCTGCAGGTGGTGCTCGGCCTGCTGGGGGTGGCGAAGCTCATGCGCTTCATCCCCCGCAGCGTCATGGTCGGTTTCGTCAACGCGCTCGCGATCCTCATCTTCATGGCGCAGATCCCACAGCTGGTGGGCGTGCCGTGGCTCGTCTACCCGCTCGTCGCCGGCGGCCTCGTGATCCTCGTGCTCATGCCGCGCATCACCAAGGTGGTGCCGGCGCCGCTGTTCGCGATCATCCTCATCACCGGTGTCGTGCTGGCCTTCGGATGGAGCGTGCCGAACGTCGGCGACCAGGGAGAGCTGCCCACCAGCCTGCCCGCACTGTTCTTCCCCGACGTGCCGTTCAACCTCGAGACGCTCTCGATCATCGGCCCGACCGCGATCGCCATGGCGCTCGTGGGCCTGATGGAGTCGCTCATGACGGCGAAGCTCGTCGACGACATCACCGACACCCACTCCGACAAGACGCGCGAGTCGTGGGCGCAGGGCGTCGCCAACGTGCTCTCGGGCCTCTTCGGCGGCATGGGCGGCTGCGCCATGATCGGCCAGACAATGATCAACGTGAAGGCGTCGGGCGCTCGCTCGCGCATCTCAACGTTCCTCGCCGGTGCGTTCCTGCTCGTGCTCATCGTCGCCCTCGGCGGCATCGTCGGCCTCATCCCGATGGCCGCGCTCGTCGCCGTCATGATCATGGTCTCCGTCGGCACCTTCGACTGGCACTCGATCCAGCCCGCGACCCTCAAGCGGCTGCCGATCAGCGAGACGCTCGTCATGCTCGTCACCGTCACGGTCGTCGTCATCACCCACAACCTGGCGCTCGGCGTGATCGTCGGCGTGATCGCCGCCATGGTGGCCTTCGCACGCCGGGTGGCGCACTTCGCCAATGTCTCGCGCGAGCTGCGCGAGTCGGATGGCGGCACGGCTGCGCACTACACGGTCGAGGGCGAGCTGTTCTTCGCCTCCTCCAACGACCTGACGACGCTGTTCGAGTACACGGAGGATCCCGACCACATCGTGATCGACCTGTCGCGCTCGCACATCTGGGATGCATCCACGGTGGCCGCGCTCGACGCGATCGAGACGAAGTACGAGCGGCTCGGCAAGCGGGTCGAGCTGCACGGGCTGAACGCGTCGAGCGTGCGGATGCGCGAGCGGATGACGGGGCAGCTCGGCGGCGAGGGCTGA
- a CDS encoding 5'-methylthioadenosine/S-adenosylhomocysteine nucleosidase, with the protein MNEVSMRVDGVEVLLLCAVPVEWDSLKTLVSDPVEDPVLNDPAIRGRLEFEGRSLSVALVEVGVGSTKSGMSTLSAIEKYQPRLVLFIGVAGGIKDVAIGDVVVADKVYYYESGKLVDGAFQARSDTRTVPATLAGIARRIRAQPNLASFQIFVGALASGEKVIADVKSDELARIHAHSGDALALEMEGNAVLAAIDRAEITPDFFIVRGVSDLIAAKSESDAGGSQKEATENARTVALRLIAAWDSKLGLSVPLAQASGDVLAAGLPLPGASECFVLVAPVGSPRAEAAIMGGLPFAMVVDLDPATDADGLLSKVRAEIVARQPVHLGSPTNPPPLGRSATAWLSVRGFDSAAELTTEWTRTLRKPWRALLGNFSATFGGRRITVLIADDAGSEWSPWLSAIVDDLLTEFGERAYIGTLGAGRALEPDFRIALSPSGLMDALSPLSPALESPSQRIVPGPEGSVEISREDAAWIAEDGTIYWAADPDTSTADADALDFLRGGELTPAALARDADVTRTETASLQRQLLGMLGKRRTVRQNLFHAPGAGGTTVARRLGFNIRTRFPVVFLHRFREGETAKRIDAVVRQSKNAVLVVCDSPHLREDQIAALTNDLHALSVPAVVLAVSRRYSPPSTQSSSPYLPEVLADNEAAAFVDAYAARAYTAKRNLEAIASYSDHRRNAFYFGLVAFEEEFHGLESFVSGRLIGIEGVQREAILVCSFAHFFGQSAVPEYALARLVGLPPSRAGGFARTLAPELRGLLWRSSDGEWRTTHALIAEEVLRQLGGGDDVQWKHALARWGMTFADFCLAGGEDDAMQQLIESVFTDRGDGAGASGGDSARETFARLIERIPSRDGAAELLTYVANRRPNDAHLWAHTARYFAFRLNNFVKAEHFARHASSLAPDNATLHHILGMVHRARVYDGIGRRIPLDELAPWVNDSAEEFSVSREKGSGSKDYGFVSEIQMRIRVVEYGTRGATLAKYLASAPHPLVVACVEKAEDLISTLRYRGDPRQQSGFEQTERAKLNRLYGDYERSLQLLDGMLTKGPVPPPIVRRQIVWTYLARAGRDWRSLTPREVVRVISLLDENLTQAGYASADALAWWRAVRLKNPAVSHERVKEILAYWRASNPCLDAEYCSAVAYALDVLEDLPSSLPDAVKHARRSADIARNEGTRTRSLDWYGDGDGIASLVHHSELGQWDPALDFWADTTRLRTVQARVSQIRGPQAGTADVKGMPAFFVPQRAGVIKGRHDNERIEGYLAFTHDGLRLWEPRLLDQGS; encoded by the coding sequence ATGAATGAGGTTTCGATGCGCGTCGACGGGGTAGAAGTACTGCTGCTTTGCGCAGTTCCAGTTGAATGGGACTCACTCAAAACGCTCGTGAGCGACCCTGTCGAAGATCCTGTTCTCAACGATCCAGCGATACGTGGCCGCCTGGAGTTTGAGGGGAGGAGCCTTTCTGTTGCGCTCGTTGAAGTTGGCGTCGGGTCCACCAAGTCGGGAATGTCTACGCTCAGCGCAATCGAGAAGTACCAGCCGCGTCTCGTCCTGTTCATCGGAGTTGCTGGAGGAATCAAGGACGTTGCAATCGGTGACGTCGTAGTGGCCGACAAGGTTTACTATTACGAATCAGGCAAACTTGTCGACGGCGCTTTTCAGGCGAGATCTGACACAAGAACGGTGCCAGCGACTCTTGCCGGTATCGCGCGAAGAATCCGGGCACAGCCAAATTTGGCGTCATTCCAGATCTTCGTTGGCGCGCTGGCCAGCGGCGAGAAGGTAATCGCGGACGTCAAGTCCGACGAGCTCGCGCGAATTCACGCGCACAGTGGCGACGCTCTGGCTCTTGAGATGGAGGGCAACGCGGTGCTAGCGGCAATCGACCGCGCGGAAATTACACCTGACTTCTTCATAGTGCGTGGGGTGTCAGATCTGATTGCAGCGAAATCGGAAAGCGACGCGGGTGGTAGTCAGAAGGAAGCGACAGAAAACGCGCGGACAGTAGCACTTCGCCTCATCGCTGCTTGGGACAGCAAGCTTGGACTTAGTGTGCCACTCGCGCAGGCGAGCGGAGACGTCCTGGCCGCGGGACTCCCCTTACCGGGGGCGTCGGAGTGCTTCGTCCTAGTCGCCCCCGTCGGCTCCCCGCGAGCCGAAGCAGCGATCATGGGAGGCCTGCCGTTCGCCATGGTAGTCGACCTTGACCCGGCGACCGATGCAGATGGGCTTCTCTCCAAAGTTAGGGCGGAGATCGTCGCGCGGCAGCCTGTGCATCTCGGCTCCCCGACTAACCCTCCTCCGCTCGGGCGAAGTGCCACAGCTTGGCTGAGCGTCCGAGGATTCGACTCGGCAGCCGAACTGACAACGGAGTGGACACGTACGCTGCGCAAGCCTTGGCGTGCCTTGCTTGGCAACTTCTCGGCGACCTTCGGCGGTCGACGGATTACCGTGCTCATTGCTGATGATGCAGGCAGCGAGTGGAGTCCCTGGCTCTCCGCGATAGTCGATGACCTCCTCACGGAATTTGGCGAGCGCGCGTATATCGGCACGCTAGGGGCAGGCCGCGCGCTTGAGCCGGATTTCCGGATTGCGCTCTCTCCGTCTGGTTTGATGGATGCGCTGAGTCCGCTGTCTCCAGCATTAGAATCTCCGTCTCAACGCATAGTGCCGGGGCCGGAAGGGTCGGTCGAGATCTCGCGGGAAGACGCGGCTTGGATCGCCGAGGATGGCACTATCTACTGGGCGGCAGATCCCGACACCTCCACCGCAGACGCTGACGCTCTCGACTTCCTACGTGGCGGAGAACTAACGCCTGCGGCTCTCGCTCGAGACGCTGACGTGACTCGCACCGAGACTGCGAGCCTGCAGCGGCAATTGCTCGGCATGCTCGGTAAGCGCAGAACGGTCCGTCAGAATCTGTTCCACGCTCCTGGCGCCGGCGGAACAACGGTCGCCAGACGTCTTGGGTTCAACATCAGGACGAGATTCCCCGTGGTCTTCCTCCATCGCTTCCGCGAAGGAGAAACGGCCAAGCGTATCGATGCCGTGGTGAGGCAGAGCAAGAACGCCGTCCTGGTGGTGTGCGACTCGCCACACCTTCGGGAAGACCAAATCGCGGCTCTAACCAATGATTTGCACGCGCTTTCAGTTCCTGCTGTGGTTCTGGCCGTGTCGCGTCGTTACTCGCCGCCGTCGACGCAGTCGTCCTCGCCATATCTGCCTGAGGTGCTAGCCGACAACGAAGCCGCCGCGTTCGTCGACGCCTACGCTGCACGCGCCTACACAGCTAAGCGAAATCTCGAAGCGATCGCATCGTATTCAGACCATCGACGAAATGCGTTCTATTTCGGGCTCGTCGCCTTCGAAGAAGAATTTCACGGCCTCGAGTCGTTCGTGTCGGGCAGGCTGATCGGGATTGAAGGCGTCCAGCGGGAGGCCATACTAGTCTGCAGTTTCGCGCACTTTTTCGGCCAGTCCGCAGTTCCCGAGTATGCGCTGGCGCGACTGGTAGGGCTGCCACCCTCACGAGCGGGGGGCTTCGCACGTACTTTGGCGCCTGAATTGCGCGGGTTGCTGTGGAGATCCAGTGATGGCGAATGGAGGACTACCCATGCGCTGATTGCGGAGGAGGTTCTCAGGCAGCTTGGCGGGGGCGACGATGTGCAATGGAAACACGCGCTTGCGAGATGGGGCATGACATTTGCTGATTTCTGTCTTGCCGGTGGCGAGGACGACGCGATGCAGCAGCTCATCGAGAGCGTCTTCACCGACCGCGGGGACGGCGCCGGAGCCTCCGGAGGTGACAGCGCTCGGGAGACGTTCGCCAGGCTAATCGAGCGAATCCCTTCGCGTGACGGTGCCGCGGAGCTCCTGACATATGTCGCTAATCGACGGCCCAACGACGCCCACCTCTGGGCCCACACGGCCCGCTACTTCGCTTTCCGGCTGAACAATTTCGTCAAAGCTGAACACTTCGCGCGGCACGCAAGCAGCCTGGCGCCGGACAACGCCACGCTTCATCACATACTCGGCATGGTCCACCGAGCGCGCGTCTACGACGGCATCGGCCGCCGGATCCCACTGGACGAACTCGCTCCATGGGTCAACGATTCCGCAGAGGAGTTCTCGGTCTCTCGCGAGAAGGGGTCGGGATCAAAGGACTATGGCTTCGTGAGCGAAATTCAGATGCGTATTCGCGTGGTTGAATACGGCACACGTGGCGCGACACTTGCAAAGTATCTCGCTAGTGCCCCACACCCGCTTGTGGTGGCGTGCGTCGAAAAGGCCGAAGACCTGATCTCTACGCTGCGCTACCGCGGCGACCCGCGCCAGCAAAGCGGCTTCGAACAAACAGAAAGAGCGAAGCTCAACCGCTTGTACGGCGACTACGAGCGGTCCTTGCAACTTCTCGATGGCATGCTCACCAAGGGTCCTGTGCCGCCTCCTATAGTTAGGCGCCAGATAGTTTGGACTTACCTTGCCCGCGCGGGCCGAGACTGGCGCTCTTTGACGCCCCGTGAGGTGGTGCGCGTCATATCGCTGCTAGACGAGAACCTTACCCAGGCAGGCTACGCGTCTGCCGACGCGCTGGCATGGTGGAGGGCGGTTCGCCTAAAGAACCCGGCAGTCTCGCACGAACGAGTCAAAGAAATCCTGGCGTACTGGCGTGCGTCCAATCCGTGCCTCGATGCCGAATATTGCTCGGCCGTCGCTTACGCTCTAGACGTCTTGGAAGACCTTCCGAGTTCTCTGCCTGACGCTGTCAAACACGCTAGAAGGAGTGCGGATATCGCACGCAACGAAGGGACGAGAACCCGGTCGTTGGATTGGTACGGCGATGGGGACGGTATTGCTTCGCTCGTACATCACTCTGAACTGGGCCAATGGGACCCCGCTCTGGACTTCTGGGCGGATACCACGCGACTACGAACTGTTCAGGCGCGGGTGAGCCAGATCCGCGGACCGCAAGCCGGCACCGCAGACGTGAAAGGCATGCCGGCTTTTTTCGTTCCGCAGCGAGCTGGCGTCATCAAGGGCCGCCATGACAATGAGCGAATCGAGGGCTATCTGGCGTTCACCCATGACGGCTTACGCCTATGGGAGCCCCGACTCCTCGACCAAGGCTCGTAA
- a CDS encoding MerR family transcriptional regulator, producing the protein MTDRTAPAEDAPRDDSAATMHIGELAERTGLSLRSLRHWDEVGLVQASGRTEGGFRLYTAADERRIRLIMSMKPFGFTLEELAELATAIESSPTDPLAVLPADRATFFATEMRTRRDKLAAQLQNADALLSRVSANP; encoded by the coding sequence ATGACCGACCGCACGGCCCCCGCCGAGGATGCACCTCGCGATGACTCCGCCGCCACCATGCACATCGGCGAGCTCGCGGAGCGCACCGGGCTCTCGCTGCGCTCGCTGCGGCATTGGGACGAGGTCGGACTCGTGCAGGCGTCGGGCCGCACCGAGGGCGGCTTCCGTCTCTACACGGCGGCGGATGAGCGCCGCATCCGCCTCATCATGAGCATGAAGCCCTTCGGCTTCACCCTCGAGGAGCTCGCCGAGCTGGCCACCGCCATCGAGTCCTCCCCCACCGACCCGCTCGCCGTCCTGCCCGCCGACCGCGCCACCTTCTTCGCCACCGAGATGCGCACCCGCCGCGACAAGCTGGCAGCCCAGCTCCAGAACGCAGACGCCCTGCTGTCCCGCGTCTCCGCGAATCCGTAG
- a CDS encoding MFS transporter, with amino-acid sequence MTSASAAAAAPATSAPATSGPRGLGAVITSQLLLRIASAAAALVIGSYFVDLSREGVPVGAVLLGVLSGLAYLAELIIAPIAGAASDRRGRRIFLVIAPVLAALGVLLTPGASLGDAAPALILVVAAVGTAQVIGGAGGALAAPATLGLLADATDGDRMRRGRLASLYELASAGGIAVGAALGPILYAITGLGAFAVLAGIYLLAALLVLLFVRDGPSVARSHSVGLRAQIAVFGNRRLLAFLPAWIAVNAILGTWVTAQITYVLAGDRQIEGQLFTGSLAGQDGWLSAILGGYVLFFSACVAAWVFIAGRVPTKATLLVTIGGAVLASVGLILANHGLPLPIAAVIVGVGIFLEAGFTPAALMHLADISGEQTADRGLIMGVYSVVLGLGYLLGNVLGGVFAAWLAFDRLALLTILFAVVGMASVAVMIRVDRRLEREAVVAEGTTA; translated from the coding sequence ATGACCTCGGCATCCGCGGCCGCAGCGGCTCCTGCGACGAGCGCGCCGGCGACATCCGGCCCGCGCGGCCTCGGCGCCGTCATCACCTCGCAGCTGCTGCTGCGCATCGCCTCGGCCGCTGCCGCTCTCGTGATCGGCAGCTACTTCGTCGACCTGTCGAGGGAGGGCGTGCCTGTCGGGGCGGTGCTGCTGGGCGTGCTCTCCGGCCTCGCCTACCTAGCCGAGCTCATCATCGCCCCCATCGCCGGTGCCGCGAGCGACCGGCGCGGACGACGGATCTTCCTCGTCATCGCGCCCGTGCTCGCCGCGCTGGGCGTGCTCCTGACGCCCGGCGCATCGCTGGGCGACGCGGCACCCGCGCTCATCCTGGTCGTCGCCGCCGTCGGCACCGCCCAGGTCATCGGGGGTGCCGGCGGTGCGCTCGCGGCACCCGCCACGCTCGGCCTGCTCGCCGACGCGACCGACGGCGACCGGATGCGGCGCGGCCGCCTCGCGAGCCTGTACGAACTGGCATCCGCGGGCGGCATCGCGGTCGGCGCCGCGCTCGGCCCGATCCTCTACGCCATCACCGGTCTCGGCGCCTTCGCCGTGCTCGCCGGCATCTACCTGCTCGCCGCCTTGCTGGTACTGCTCTTCGTGCGCGACGGGCCGAGCGTCGCCCGGTCGCACTCGGTCGGCCTCCGCGCCCAGATCGCGGTGTTCGGCAACCGCCGCCTGCTCGCGTTCCTGCCCGCCTGGATCGCCGTCAACGCCATCCTCGGCACCTGGGTCACGGCGCAGATCACCTACGTGCTCGCGGGAGACCGCCAGATCGAAGGACAGCTCTTCACCGGATCGCTTGCCGGCCAGGACGGCTGGCTCTCGGCAATCCTCGGCGGCTACGTGCTGTTCTTCAGCGCCTGCGTCGCCGCCTGGGTCTTCATCGCCGGCCGAGTGCCCACGAAGGCGACGCTGCTCGTCACGATCGGCGGCGCCGTGCTCGCCTCCGTCGGCCTGATCCTGGCCAACCACGGCCTGCCGCTGCCCATCGCGGCCGTGATCGTGGGCGTCGGCATCTTCCTCGAGGCCGGCTTCACCCCCGCCGCGCTCATGCACCTCGCCGATATCTCTGGCGAGCAAACCGCCGACCGCGGCTTGATCATGGGCGTCTACTCGGTGGTGCTCGGCCTCGGCTACCTGCTCGGCAACGTGCTCGGCGGCGTCTTCGCCGCCTGGCTGGCCTTCGACAGGCTCGCGCTCCTGACAATCCTGTTCGCCGTGGTCGGCATGGCTTCGGTCGCGGTGATGATCCGGGTCGATCGGCGGCTGGAGCGCGAGGCTGTCGTCGCGGAGGGCACCACGGCATGA
- a CDS encoding FAD-dependent oxidoreductase, translating into MAEPDQWDLVVIGGGSAGLTAARSAAGFGARVLLIERDRLGGDCLWTGCVPSKALIAAARHSAEQDAPATGRTQQQTFAAATAGVHAAIAAVAPSDSQESLEAAGVAVRFGEARFTSERALVVDGDRIGFAQAVIATGTKPRVPRIEGADTVHIRTSGDIWQLERLPERLVILGGGPIGCEIGQAMARLGAHVTIVQRGTRLLAKEDAAASAIIETALRADGIDVRTGTAAVSVRSEDGVAGELTLDDGEVLPFDVLLAATGREAHATDLGFDAAGVRVDADGFVEVDATMRTSASRIWAAGETAGLPQLTHIAGVTGNQVAINAILGLRRTFDRDRTPRVTFTAPEVASIGVLPDRADRRRHRVVEWQHEHADPAIADGDSSGYTAIVVDGRGRIVGGTIVGPRAGETMGELSLAVHAGLTTQDVAGATHPYPTYNDALWNAAIKDYRWRAGQGATGTAIGVLRSLTARRRR; encoded by the coding sequence ATGGCTGAGCCCGACCAGTGGGATCTCGTCGTCATCGGCGGGGGCAGCGCGGGGCTGACCGCGGCCAGGAGTGCGGCCGGCTTCGGCGCGCGCGTGCTGCTCATCGAGCGCGATCGCCTCGGCGGCGACTGCCTCTGGACCGGCTGCGTGCCGTCGAAGGCTCTCATCGCGGCCGCTCGGCACAGCGCCGAGCAGGATGCGCCGGCGACGGGTCGGACACAGCAGCAGACCTTCGCCGCGGCGACGGCCGGCGTGCACGCCGCGATCGCTGCCGTCGCGCCGAGCGACTCGCAGGAGTCGCTTGAGGCGGCAGGGGTTGCGGTGCGCTTCGGCGAGGCGCGCTTCACCTCCGAGCGCGCGCTCGTCGTGGACGGCGACCGGATCGGATTCGCCCAGGCCGTCATCGCCACCGGCACCAAGCCGCGCGTGCCGCGCATCGAGGGCGCCGACACCGTGCACATCCGCACCAGCGGCGACATCTGGCAGCTCGAGCGACTGCCCGAGCGGCTCGTCATCCTCGGCGGCGGACCGATCGGCTGCGAAATCGGCCAGGCGATGGCGCGGCTCGGCGCGCATGTGACGATCGTGCAGCGCGGCACTCGCCTGCTCGCCAAGGAGGACGCGGCCGCCAGCGCCATTATCGAGACGGCACTGCGGGCGGACGGCATCGACGTGCGCACGGGCACCGCAGCGGTGTCGGTGCGCTCCGAGGACGGCGTCGCCGGCGAGCTGACGCTCGATGACGGCGAGGTGCTGCCCTTCGACGTGCTGCTGGCCGCCACCGGCCGCGAGGCCCACGCGACCGACCTCGGCTTCGACGCCGCGGGCGTGCGCGTCGACGCCGACGGATTCGTCGAGGTGGATGCGACCATGCGCACCAGCGCCTCGCGCATCTGGGCCGCCGGGGAGACCGCGGGGCTGCCGCAGCTGACGCACATCGCCGGCGTCACCGGCAACCAGGTCGCGATCAACGCGATCCTCGGGCTGCGACGCACCTTCGACCGCGATCGCACACCCAGAGTCACCTTCACCGCGCCGGAAGTCGCCTCCATCGGCGTGCTGCCCGATCGCGCCGACCGGCGCCGCCACCGCGTTGTCGAATGGCAGCACGAGCATGCCGACCCCGCGATCGCCGACGGCGACTCGAGCGGCTACACGGCGATCGTCGTGGACGGCCGCGGGCGCATCGTGGGCGGCACCATCGTCGGCCCGCGGGCGGGGGAGACCATGGGCGAGCTCTCGCTCGCCGTGCACGCGGGGCTGACGACGCAGGATGTGGCGGGCGCGACGCATCCCTACCCCACCTACAACGACGCGCTCTGGAATGCCGCGATCAAGGACTACCGCTGGCGCGCCGGTCAGGGCGCGACCGGCACGGCGATCGGCGTGCTGCGCAGCCTCACCGCGCGGCGCCGGCGATGA
- a CDS encoding type II toxin-antitoxin system ParD family antitoxin, with the protein MATRNVVLSQHQHELVESLVKSGRYQNASEVLRDGLRLLERENAEEQAKIAVLRRAAQHGWSDLSAGRFDDVEDDTLDDFVRQLGSRAAEAQSAD; encoded by the coding sequence GTGGCCACGAGGAACGTCGTTCTCAGCCAGCACCAGCATGAGCTCGTCGAGTCGCTGGTGAAATCTGGGCGCTATCAGAACGCCAGCGAGGTGCTGCGCGACGGGCTTCGGCTGCTGGAGCGCGAGAACGCTGAAGAGCAGGCCAAGATCGCCGTTCTTCGTCGAGCCGCTCAGCACGGCTGGTCGGATCTCTCCGCGGGGCGCTTCGACGACGTCGAGGACGACACTCTCGACGACTTCGTGCGGCAGCTCGGCAGTCGCGCGGCAGAGGCTCAGTCAGCCGACTGA